Genomic segment of Mercurialis annua linkage group LG6, ddMerAnnu1.2, whole genome shotgun sequence:
actcgactaagaggcatcctagaataggaaatcacaaacataaacacagaataaggatcaaacaaaaaatatattgaagaacacgttgaagaacacatcgaagaacaccaagtacagaaggaatttccagaatataaattatggagaatatacaaagaagaaagccatattaacatccaaacgacgaaagaaaacatacctgaaaaatctggagaaaacaagtcacgaagaatcaaataatcaaacgaagaacgaaaaggaaatagctacaagaaatgagagtaaattcgaaaagcaaagtaagagggaaaagaagaaatgcgaagagattaaatacaaaacgcttttgaatcattaaccgttgaatcattaaatgccgacacgtggcaacacagaatcttactaaagaagaaacgtcacccacaaacatatggaacgactcgcccggaatacaaaacgactcgcccgtataaaataactcagctccaaaagagctaaaatccgctaaggcataaatgccaaactacttcagctcacttgcgggggggctaatgatggataccgaatcctactgtaagtataatggagccgagttgcaggagatccactctcaggcgacaccggactccccctgaagaccgaaagatatgaaggagatgccgaatctctaagattcggtaacacgctaataaagaccgaatcccgcgtgatccgccgaaagcgctttgagtccgggattcgggtaaacgactaaatatggaaatcttgtcctatttggacacaaacactacatatggaaggataagctctactttaggaagataagactatttaggaagacgttcctaaataggactcttatcagattaaggtagatcccgacaaatcaggagaatctctacgatacggccgaatccctacaaagtaggattcacctgcctaatacaactctactaggtatattcgactactataaaagcagcacgaggtatgcctagaatcacaattacattcatatactcaaaacgctgctcaaagctctaaactgactttagcatcggagagttaatcggacaaccaccgtccggttaacttctaccctgttttgcaggttcactcaccggttcagaaggcagactccatcaattataaaaagaaaataattgataaatttaattaactaatttaaaatttaattgataaaaataaaaatattaattattgatcATTTGGAGAATAAGTTGGTATGAAAAATTTATCAtcgtcttttaaattttatttagaaactactgtaacttttttaaaattatatttcatatttaaccatttaaatatttttatttatatttaatatttatctataacaatattgtattataaaaaaaacaccaaaaacttaagaaaaaacattaaaaatatattgtcGGAATCTGGTGACCGGTTGCCGAATTTTTTCCGGAAAAATATCAAACCGATGGTGGTCAATAAGCAGTCAACATGTGATCTACATGCCGTCAACACGTGATATGTTCACCGTCCATTTTGTGAACTACTagtatttatgttttgtttttaagaaaaatatatttgtattttttttttgatgtttttcaatgtgttttggtgtattattgtgttttcttttatgtattttttaattaaataattttaaaattttcttttttttttccggatTGTTATGAAAAATTcttgattaatttaaaaaatcagcttggaaattaaaaataaaaaaatacggcGCCAATTGCGAACTTAACAAAAAGTACACTATGCCATCTCACTTTCTCCACAGTAGGGATTGGGCAATGAAATCATAAGATCATGACGGAAAGCAATTCAGGTTTCAGATATTTACTCGTCTTCCCTCTTTTATATTATTCCCCAATTAAAATAACTGAATTCCGATGCTGAACTCAAATTTTTGATTACAGAACCAGAAAAGGTAAGCAAAAAGCAAGAATGGGCAACCTCATCATCCAAAATATTTTACCATTTCGCCACCAGCGGCGCCTCCGTCGCTGTCGCCACCGGCTTCACTCATCCTTTAGGTAAAAAAATCTTTGATCTTCATCGGGATGTGGTCATGACTGCCTTCAATTTTATTGTACTTGTATGCAATTTGTGTGACAGATGTCCTGAAAGTTCGGCTGCAAATGCAACTTGTGGGGCAGAGAGGTCCTTTAATTGGAATGGTAGGGGAACCTTTGTGGTTGTTAATTTTGGTTATTTGGTCAATTTTGATTAGATTTTTAAGGTTATCATGTTGGGTGATGATATACAGGGAGGTTTGTTTGTTCAAGTATTGAAAAATGAGGGACCAAAGGCATTGTACTCAGGATTGACTCCTTCATTGATAAGGTCATTAATTTACGGAGGCCTTCGTTTAGGGCTATATGAACCGTCGAAATATGCTTGTGATTTGGCTTTTGGATCCACTAATTTATTGGTTAAGATTGCATCTGGAGCAATTTCTGGTGCATTTGCTACTGCTGTCACTAACCCTGTTGAAGTTCTCAAGGTATTCGATTATCTTATGCATtcttgagattttttttttgttaatttttatttatgttttgaaTGTTTCTTATTGCCTTTTTGTTGTGTATCAGGTTAGACTGCAGATGAACATAAATAGGAAGCAAGTTGGACCAGTTGCGGAACTGCGTAAAATTATCTCTGAGGAGGGAGTATGGGCTCTATGGAAGGGAGTTGGCCCTGCTACTGTTAGAGCTGCTGCTTTAACTGCGTCACAATTGGCAACTTATGATGAAACCAAGCGGGTCTCTTTTTCACTCTGAATATCCCCCAAGTAATTTCCATGTTTTCTTAGTTGTTGATTTCCAATTCTGCAGTCTAATATGTTCATCTGTTTCTATGTTTCTTTTCATTGTACTTTTCTGTTAAAGTTTCAACTTTCAATTGGTGCAGGTTCTAATTAGGTGGACTCCTATGGAAGAAGGATTTTATCTGCATCTAGTGTATGGCCCCTTACTTGTAGTCATCTTTTACAAACACTCCAATATTGTAATGATAGTGCATCTAAGTTTTTGTTAggaatttagccaaattgaatCGTCCAATTTGGATAAAAAGAACTGCAATTGTTCAATCCATTTACTGGACATTTTAGTTTGATAGCTTACTGAAGCACGGAAATTTTTGATATTCCATGTCATGATAAATATAGATGCCATTGGTACACATCGTATGTGCCCCTGATGCTCTACCCAACTTGTAGAATTAGTTTTGTTTGGCACATTTATTTACAAGAGCACATGAAAGTGATTTTCTTCTTTAATTCATGTTAGTGTTAACTGGATGTTTGTTTGTCCTATTCAGATCAAGTACAATAGCGGGCACAGTTAGTACGCTTATAACTGCACCAGTGGATATGATTAAAACCCGTCTCATGCTTCAACGAGAATCTAAAAAAGCTGGAGGCTATAAGAATGGGTTTCATTGTGCATATCAGGCATCAAATCCCCTCTCTCtatttatgtgtgtgtgtgtgtaaatTCCCCCATTTTGATCATCTGACTTCCATTTTTTATCATCAAAATTTTCTTATTCTTTGTAGTATCTATGTCAAATTAGTTAGTTACGTCGAAGGTAATGGGAGTTCCTGAAAACTTGTAGATATTATTGATATCTAAAATAGATAATTGAGATAGATGTGACACTCAACATTAATATACAACTGGAAACTGTACAAGATTTTCATTCATCTTAAGCTGAAATGTCAAGTTTGTATTCAAATAGTTGCTTGGATATTTGTCTATCTGCTGTAATCAGGATATCTCTGTTCTCTATGTTCGTCCTGTTGTTGTTGTGGCTTAAAGATTAGGGCTTTCTCTCACAAGAGATGTTGTATTAACATGTGTGCATGTTTATTTCTACATGTCACTTTGTTGGGCTTTCTGATATGACTAAATATCATTGTGGAAATTAAAAGTACATGAGCTGATGCTGCTATAAAATTTCGCAGTAGCTTTTTGATTTCTTACAACTGTGAACTTGTTCTTCGTCTGTCagcttttttatttcttattatggtgTCTGTATACGAAAGTTGTGACATTTGAATGTTAGGAGTATATAATAATTGtctgatttattttgaaaatttggtttCAGGTTATGATTACAGAAAGCCCTAGGGCACTTTATAAGGGGTGAGTTCCTACTGAGTCCTTTATACCCAACCAGGACTTAGACTTATAGTTTCCTGAGGCATGTTTATTGTTGTGCAGTCTCGGAAGTTGTGTGGTGAATCGATCTTTTCGGATTATTAgagtgttaattttttaaattattgccAGGGGTTTTGCAATTTTTGCGAGATTGGGTCCTCAAACTACGATCACATTTATACTGTGCGAGAAGCTAAGGAAGCTTGCTGGATTGAATGCCATCTAATGGTGGAGCTAATGCATTCATGAtcccacaatttttttttgaggaagATCACACAATATTTCACTGTATGTTGTTTTGAAGTTTCAAAGTGCTGTCCTCACTCCCAACTATTCCGGAATGGGGGAACATTTTAGTTAGTTCTTACAGCACATAAGAAGTCATACGGCTGTTTGATGTAGCAGAGATTacaataaaacgataaaatacCGACGGACTGTTGAGCCATGCTATCCCCATCACTATTCTAATAAGATAAGGTCCACTTATCTGATGGAGTTGTGGTATGATTCATCATACGCAATGTTGCATTCTTTTTCTCACTGTATTTGTATTTTGTAATGGTAATTCGTCTATTTATTCgttttttcttcaaatttgagcattaagcttttttttttgtagtttgTATTATGGGGAATCATCGGCCCAGTGAAGCATCCTTTGATTAAAAAGTGTAGGTACAACTAATTCTAATTTGACATTAAGAATGCTCACATTTCAAGATGTCACTCAGTAAGGTTTCTATTGTCGGCTCGTTTTTTCAGTAGGGGTGTTTAGAAACGAGGCCGGTTTTTTGGTTtagttcaattaaattttaatgtaaatTGAATCTGAACCTGAAAAATTGACCGAGCCAACTGGTTTTTGGTTTGAAAAGGGACTAATTCCTTTGGCTCGATTTTGAGAAAAAATATTCTGGTTTGTTTAGGTTTGGTTTAAACTAAATGCACATTTCTATTTGTCAGCTTCTCTCCTGTCCTGTCCTATTCCTGATTTATATCTTCAGACCGTGGTGCTTGCCTAATCTTTATGTCTATGTTAAATCACAGGTAGATTTGTTAAGGCACTGGATATCTGGTCTGTCCATGTGTACCATATTTGGATACTTAATTTATTACTGATTTTAGTTTGAATCTAAATCCGCATTAAAATTGTTTTCACATacggaaatagaaaaaaattcttaaattttaataaagatcTAAAAAGTTAAAGTAAACCTGTATAAATTCAATTAATGGCcgagtttaaataaaaatttatgtcCGAGCTAAATTcggattaaaattaatttaaatatgaaagagTTATGTTTGACTTATCTGAATTCGATCAAATCCAACTAAGCTCAGGTCTACTCACATCTGTTCTTTAAGAAAAAACATTATAATATGAATATGTCTCTTCCAACTCATTGGAGTttgacaaaaattgaaaagggtccttttctcatttatatgACCTAATTCtacatttgtagtaattttttcaaaatgagTCATGGACCAAAATGGCCACAAAACAAGAAATTCTATTATTTTCTTTCTGGCCAATTGTATTTCTAGGCAAGAATAGGCCAAGCCAATATGatcaatttcaattaaaaactCTGAAACATGCATACATCAAATCCAATTATGGCTCCTTTGACTTAAATGGTAGTCCAAAAGGGTGAAGCATAAGCATAGACAAAGTATAGGGACCCATTTTAAGTTAAATTGCTGGTTACTGCTGGCAGCCAATCAGCAAATTAAATGCTCCAGATAGATTCTAAATTGATCACCCTTTTTGCTTCTCTTTTTAAGATTTAGTATTTAccttttttatgaattttggtTGGAGCAAGATGAATAATTGGAATTTTGGATTGGTTCAATTGACAAAATCTTTTTTGGAATGTTCATTACGTAAttggaaacaaattcaagatgGTGAAATTTGTAGCTTTGGGAATCAAAAATAGTGACACTTCAATTTatctaatcttttttttatgtatagtTGAGTGGAACCcgcatatattttttattctattatgTAAAATGGACATCTATTCTTGGTTATTGAGAGAAATGCTACCTAAATTTTGTACACTATTTTACACATTACTAAGGCACAcggagaattttaaaatttaataaatttataaaatgtgaA
This window contains:
- the LOC126685672 gene encoding uncharacterized protein LOC126685672 isoform X3 produces the protein MTESNSEPEKVSKKQEWATSSSKIFYHFATSGASVAVATGFTHPLDVLKVRLQMQLVGQRGPLIGMGGLFVQVLKNEGPKALYSGLTPSLIRSLIYGGLRLGLYEPSKYACDLAFGSTNLLVKIASGAISGAFATAVTNPVEVLKVRLQMNINRKQVGPVAELRKIISEEGVWALWKGVGPATVRAAALTASQLATYDETKRVLIRWTPMEEGFYLHLVSSTIAGTVSTLITAPVDMIKTRLMLQRESKKAGGYKNGFHCAYQASNPLSLFMCYDYRKP
- the LOC126685672 gene encoding uncharacterized protein LOC126685672 isoform X2, yielding MTESNSEPEKVSKKQEWATSSSKIFYHFATSGASVAVATGFTHPLDVLKVRLQMQLVGQRGPLIGMGGLFVQVLKNEGPKALYSGLTPSLIRSLIYGGLRLGLYEPSKYACDLAFGSTNLLVKIASGAISGAFATAVTNPVEVLKVRLQMNINRKQVGPVAELRKIISEEGVWALWKGVGPATVRAAALTASQLATYDETKRVLIRWTPMEEGFYLHLVSSTIAGTVSTLITAPVDMIKTRLMLQRESKKAGGYKNGFHCAYQVMITESPRALYKGLGSCVVNRSFRIIRVLIF
- the LOC126685672 gene encoding uncharacterized protein LOC126685672 isoform X1; translation: MTESNSEPEKVSKKQEWATSSSKIFYHFATSGASVAVATGFTHPLDVLKVRLQMQLVGQRGPLIGMGGLFVQVLKNEGPKALYSGLTPSLIRSLIYGGLRLGLYEPSKYACDLAFGSTNLLVKIASGAISGAFATAVTNPVEVLKVRLQMNINRKQVGPVAELRKIISEEGVWALWKGVGPATVRAAALTASQLATYDETKRVLIRWTPMEEGFYLHLVSSTIAGTVSTLITAPVDMIKTRLMLQRESKKAGGYKNGFHCAYQVMITESPRALYKGGFAIFARLGPQTTITFILCEKLRKLAGLNAI